One window from the genome of Tachysurus vachellii isolate PV-2020 chromosome 5, HZAU_Pvac_v1, whole genome shotgun sequence encodes:
- the LOC132846043 gene encoding serine/threonine-protein kinase pim-1-like, whose translation MTFEDQRVETPIFLEMDSASAECEHKGSEYLMEEIKSRYSVGKLLGEGGEGAVYAGVRLSDGTEVAIKVSQLDPYLGMITIPGEATPIPIEVGLMKMVSQPRRCPNILELLEWFVVQNYLVLILENPSPCMDLMDFCDLHGGKLPEPLARDIMVQVVQAACHCCARGVFHNDIKLENILVNTETLQVKLIDFGVGDLLKGTPYTYCPGTEKYFPPEWFRERLYMGRPTTIWTLGILLYQMLCGKWPFESPEEIIAGHLHFPPDLSKDCQKFISRCLAQKPKSRPSFKKLLKNRWLKSGSRSTQRIPIIRGLETLTEKRTPQKGFPPDYGVWLWGFVNIQPKECKRLSTDDR comes from the exons ATGACATTTGAAGACCAGCGCGTGGAGACGCCAATTTTTCTGGAGATGGACAGCGCGAGCGCAGAGT GTGAGCACAAAGGATCTGAGTACTTGATGGAGGAGATCAAGTCAAGGTACTCAGTAGGAAAGCTGCTGGGTGAAGGAGGTGAAGGTGCAGTATATGCAGGGGTTCGTCTGTCGGATGGCACTGAG GTTGCTATAAAAGTTTCCCAGTTGGACCCTTACTTGGGAATGATAACCATC CCTGGAGAGGCCACTCCCATTCCCATTGAGGTCGGTCTGATGAAGATGGTCTCCCAGCCACGCCGTTGCCCGAATATCCTTGAGCTGCTGGAATGGTTTGTGGTCCAGAACTATCTGGTGCTTATCTTAGAAAATCCAAGCCCCTGCATGGACCTCATGGACTTTTGTGACCTCCATGGAGGTAAGCTCCCTGAACCCCTGGCGAGGGACATCATGGTCCAGGTGGTTCAGGCAGCTTGTCATTGCTGTGCCAGAGGAGTGTTCCACAATGACATCAAACTAGAGAACATCCTTGTCAACACCGAGACACTTCAGGTGAAGCTTATTGATTTTGGAGTTGGCGACCTGCTGAAGGGAACGCCCTATACCTACTGCCCAG GCACTGAAAAGTATTTCCCACCAGAGTGGTTCAGAGAAAGACTTTACATGGGCCGTCCTACCACCATCTGGACACTGGGCATCCTCCTATATCAGATGCTCTGTGGGAAATGGCCCTTTGAGTCACCAGAAGAAATTATTGCTGGCCACCTGCACTTTCCTCCTGACTTGTCTAAAG ACTGCCAGAAGTTTATATCACGGTGTCTGGCACAAAAGCCTAAGTCTCGACCATCGTTCAAGAAATTGCTGAAGAACCGGTGGTTGAAGAGCGGCTCAAGGTCTACGCAG AGAATTCCCATCATTAGGGGCCTTGAGACGCTCACAGAAAAAAGAACACCACAA AAAGGCTTTCCACCAGATTATGGAGTGTGGCTTTGGGGATTTGTAAATATTCAGCCAAAAGAGTGCAAGAGGTTGAGCACTGATGACAGATAA
- the LOC132845965 gene encoding uncharacterized protein LOC132845965 has product MRMTLLTLILLTSVFSFCSSVDVNPNPCMRAKNNNAHATFLKRHLPDGVPKTWDQNVWNAMLKQIKTCGRPTQSFFYEDDRESVNAVCTKAGGKQHSDNLCISKKKFSFVTVRVNVQEGLCGIRSIRNETKHIILGCDKVQDTCRPVHFEGNPENLTPSNNKPDCGESSGSNSGFKVAMSKSLLVFTLVALTYIL; this is encoded by the coding sequence ATGAGAATGACGCTCCTCACCTTGATCCTTTTGacctctgttttttctttctgctcaTCTGTCGATGTCAACCCGAATCCATGCATGCGAGCAAAGAATAACAACGCCCATGCCACCTTCCTCAAGCGGCATCTGCCTGATGGTGTTCCAAAGACATGGGACCAGAATGTGTGGAACGCAATGCTCAAGCAGATTAAGACGTGCGGCAGACCTACTCAGTCATTTTTCTATGAGGATGACAGGGAGAGTGTGAACGCAGTGTGCACCAAGGCTGGTGGAAAACAGCACTCTGACAACCTGTGCATCAGCAAGAAGAAATTCTCCTTTGTGACTGTGCGTGTAAATGTACAAGAGGGATTGTGTGGCATTAGGAGCATTCGCAACGAGACCAAACACATCATCCTTGGCTGCGACAAGGTTCAAGACACATGTCGCCCTGTTCATTTTGAGGGAAACCCAGAAAATCTGACGCCCAGTAATAATAAGCCTGACTGTGGAGAAAGCTCAGGGTCAAACTCAGGATTTAAAGTAGCAATGTCCAAAAGCCTTCTGGTCTTCACTTTAGTAGCTTTGACTTACATTTTGTGA